DNA from Petrotoga mexicana DSM 14811:
TTTTTAAAAGCTTCGTCAGTAAATCTGTGTTACTCTTTCCGTATCCTACAAGGCATATCTTCACAATATTCCTCCTAGAGCGACTATTCCAGTTAATAAGTTTATAGTCCAGAATGTTAGTACGATTCGTTCTTCATTCCATTTTTTTAGTTCAAAATGATGATGAATTGGAGCCATTAAAAAGACTCTTTTTTTTCGTATTTTGAAACTTCCCACTTGTATTATAACGCTAAACATCTCTGTAATAAATATAAAACAGGTTAAAATAGTAAAAAGTTCAACAGAATAATATAACGCTAAAGAACCTAATATTCCACCTAAAGCTAAAGATCCAGTGTCTCCCATAAATATTTTTGCCGGTTTTATGTTGTAAAAGAGATACGCTATTACAGGCAATATCAATATGGGAATGTAATTAAAATTCACGCCTGCAATCAGTGTGGTGAATAGTGCTGATGTTACATAAATTCCTGCGGACAGTCCGTCTATTCCGTCAGTTAAATTTGTTGCGTTGGACATACCTGTTAGGTATATTATCCCCCACAGCGGATAGAAATATTTTAGGTCTAAGCTTTTAGTTGTGAAAGGTATTTTCAATATCGAATGGGGATTCATTTTTGATATGAGATATACTATAAAGATGGAGAATAAGAATTGCATTAATAATTTTTGTATGGCCGTTAACCCTGTGGAATCTTTCTTTTTTATACTCAGATAGTCATCGAGAAATCCAATAAACCCAAAAAGTAAAGTAGCAACTCCAATTATCAGAAATAAATCTTCATTTTGAATGAAGTAAGTGAGCATACTCAGAAAAAAAATAGCGAGAACGAATAAAATTCCCCCCATTGTAGGGGTTCCTTGCTTGTAATTATGAATATCAGGACCTTCTTTTCTGATATATTGTCCAAATTGCCTTTTTTTTAACCATTTTATAAATATTGGATAGAGAAAAAGTAAAACAATAAAAGTTATTAACGTGATATAAAATATTAGTCTTTCCAAATTAAGTCACTTTCCTTGAGATATTTGTTTATTCCTGTAGCGTTAGATCCTTTTATATAGATCACTCCTTTGGTGGTGTTTGATATTATTTCATCAATTGTTTTTAGTTTTTGAAAGAAGGTAACTTTATCGTTTGATAGATATGAAAATTTGTCTTGTGGATCATAGAAATAAATCCGGTCAAAAATGTTTAAGGCTTCTGTTATAACTTTAATATGGTATTCTTCACTGTATTTTCCTAATTCTTTTATTTCCCCCATTATGATAATTTTAGGGGAAAGACTAAATTTACTTATGCTGTTAAAAGCACTTTTAAAAGATTCGTACGATGCGTTGTATGAGTCGTTCACTATTAAAAGATTTCCACGTTTTATGGTTTGAAAACGGTCTTGAGGGATGTTAATATTGGATAAATAGTATGGATCAATTGGTAAGTCGATGAATCTCAAAAACAACAATCCTGAAAGCAAGTCTAATATCTGACCTTCACTCCAATAATTGTTCAGTGTTACCATGAAATCTTCTTTAAGAATTTTGGCGTAAACAGTTGTGGTGTGGTTTTCATTGTAATGGAAGCTTTGCAAAACGGCATCGTTTTCATCTTTGGTTCCAAAGGTTAGTTGGTTCAGATGCTTCGGCGCCAATTCTTTTAATATCGAGTAATCTCCATTGATTATCAAAACCCCTTTATCCATGCTACTTGTTATCTTCATCTTTTCTTTAGTTACCGTCTCTAAAGAATCTAAAAATTCCAGATGTGAAGCCCCTACGTTTGTGATGATAGCGACGTCCAATTTAAAGTATCTCGATAAAAATTCGAGGTCTCCTTTTTTTCTAAGACCCTCTTCTAGTATGACGGTTTCTTCGTTGTTATAGTTGTTTAAAATCGATAATGGT
Protein-coding regions in this window:
- the mraY gene encoding phospho-N-acetylmuramoyl-pentapeptide-transferase, whose amino-acid sequence is MERLIFYITLITFIVLLFLYPIFIKWLKKRQFGQYIRKEGPDIHNYKQGTPTMGGILFVLAIFFLSMLTYFIQNEDLFLIIGVATLLFGFIGFLDDYLSIKKKDSTGLTAIQKLLMQFLFSIFIVYLISKMNPHSILKIPFTTKSLDLKYFYPLWGIIYLTGMSNATNLTDGIDGLSAGIYVTSALFTTLIAGVNFNYIPILILPVIAYLFYNIKPAKIFMGDTGSLALGGILGSLALYYSVELFTILTCFIFITEMFSVIIQVGSFKIRKKRVFLMAPIHHHFELKKWNEERIVLTFWTINLLTGIVALGGIL
- the murF gene encoding UDP-N-acetylmuramoyl-tripeptide--D-alanyl-D-alanine ligase, producing MLERLKYKGHNFQIDSRKVNKGDVFLCLKGEKTDGHLFINDALKNGASYVIVEKDVAGFPKEKIIKVNSVLEEMLISASTLINQNAKLKIGITGSTGKTTTKECLYYLLLAYFKTFRNEMNLNTEIGIPLSILNNYNNEETVILEEGLRKKGDLEFLSRYFKLDVAIITNVGASHLEFLDSLETVTKEKMKITSSMDKGVLIINGDYSILKELAPKHLNQLTFGTKDENDAVLQSFHYNENHTTTVYAKILKEDFMVTLNNYWSEGQILDLLSGLLFLRFIDLPIDPYYLSNINIPQDRFQTIKRGNLLIVNDSYNASYESFKSAFNSISKFSLSPKIIIMGEIKELGKYSEEYHIKVITEALNIFDRIYFYDPQDKFSYLSNDKVTFFQKLKTIDEIISNTTKGVIYIKGSNATGINKYLKESDLIWKD